A window from Verrucomicrobiia bacterium encodes these proteins:
- a CDS encoding exodeoxyribonuclease III gives MKIYSWNVNGIRAVVNKGAFQEFIKTHQPDILCLQETKAMQGQAVIELPDYEEYWHSAEKKGYSGTAIFTKHQPIAVINSLPEDIQKKYGLVADKYGNPNSEGRVIAAEFEDFYIVTVYTPNAKDDLSRVPLRHKQWDPAFLAYCQQLEKKKPVIFCGDLNVAHTPDDLARPKPNEGKKGFTTEEREGFQKFIDHGFVDTFRMFTEGNGHYSWWSHWGNARANNVGWRIDYFLVSEGLKKKIKKAQIHADVMGSDHCPISITLQTSA, from the coding sequence GTGAAAATCTACAGCTGGAATGTCAATGGAATCCGCGCCGTGGTCAACAAAGGTGCTTTTCAAGAGTTTATAAAAACGCACCAGCCAGACATCTTGTGCCTGCAAGAAACCAAGGCCATGCAAGGGCAGGCCGTTATAGAACTACCTGATTATGAGGAGTACTGGCACTCAGCCGAAAAGAAGGGGTACAGTGGCACCGCCATCTTTACCAAGCACCAGCCCATAGCTGTCATCAACAGTTTGCCAGAAGATATCCAGAAAAAATACGGTCTGGTGGCCGACAAATATGGCAACCCCAATAGCGAGGGCAGGGTCATCGCTGCCGAGTTTGAAGATTTTTATATTGTTACCGTCTACACCCCCAATGCCAAGGACGACCTCAGCCGCGTACCACTGCGCCACAAACAGTGGGATCCAGCTTTCCTGGCCTACTGCCAACAGCTAGAAAAGAAAAAGCCCGTCATCTTTTGCGGCGATCTCAATGTCGCTCATACACCCGACGACCTAGCCCGCCCCAAACCAAATGAGGGCAAGAAAGGCTTTACCACCGAAGAGCGCGAAGGCTTCCAAAAGTTCATAGACCACGGCTTTGTAGACACCTTCCGTATGTTTACCGAAGGCAACGGACACTACAGCTGGTGGTCCCACTGGGGCAATGCCCGCGCCAATAATGTTGGCTGGCGGATTGACTATTTCCTGGTGTCAGAGGGCTTGAAGAAAAAGATCAAAAAGGCCCAAATCCATGCCGACGTCATGGGGTCCGACCACTGTCCCATCAGCATAACCCTGCAAACATCAGCCTAG
- a CDS encoding MazG-like family protein translates to MAKTRTIRQSDTSFEEISQLIWKHLEERDWLGNSPRGYATSIAIEAGELLEHYQWSEKAVGDKQALADELADILIYCFQYAQRTDIDMTQAIKQKLKKAAQKYPAENFKNRSKADRHQNWQEALRAYRTEKT, encoded by the coding sequence ATGGCCAAAACACGTACCATCAGACAAAGCGACACCAGCTTTGAAGAGATAAGTCAGCTGATCTGGAAACATCTGGAAGAGCGGGATTGGCTCGGCAATTCGCCCCGAGGCTATGCAACATCTATTGCTATCGAGGCTGGTGAACTGCTCGAGCACTATCAGTGGTCCGAGAAAGCAGTGGGCGACAAGCAAGCCCTAGCTGATGAACTAGCCGATATACTTATCTACTGCTTCCAGTATGCCCAACGAACTGACATTGATATGACCCAAGCTATCAAACAAAAACTGAAGAAGGCTGCCCAGAAGTATCCAGCCGAAAATTTTAAGAATAGATCCAAAGCAGACAGACACCAAAACTGGCAAGAAGCACTCAGGGCTTATCGCACCGAAAAAACATGA
- a CDS encoding 8-oxo-dGTP diphosphatase, producing the protein MKELTLVFLIRDHQVLLAMKKRGFGAGRWNGAGGKLEPNESTTEALVRECQEEIGVTPTSYEKVADLTFDAYMNDQRTDLHVHAFLCHEWTGQPTESEEMRPQWFKTTDIPYGDMWQDDKHWLPQVLNGKKVVGTFAFDKQDVMLSHKVQEVTDFGSSNILA; encoded by the coding sequence ATGAAAGAACTAACTCTTGTGTTCCTCATCCGTGACCACCAGGTACTGCTGGCCATGAAAAAACGTGGCTTTGGTGCCGGCAGATGGAACGGAGCAGGAGGCAAGCTCGAGCCAAACGAGAGCACCACAGAGGCTTTGGTCCGCGAATGCCAGGAAGAAATAGGTGTCACCCCCACTAGCTACGAAAAAGTAGCAGACCTCACCTTTGACGCCTATATGAACGACCAACGTACTGATCTACATGTCCATGCCTTTCTGTGCCATGAGTGGACTGGCCAGCCAACCGAGTCCGAAGAAATGCGTCCTCAGTGGTTCAAAACAACCGACATACCTTATGGCGACATGTGGCAAGACGACAAACACTGGCTGCCACAAGTTCTGAACGGCAAGAAAGTAGTCGGTACGTTTGCATTTGATAAACAAGATGTCATGCTCAGCCATAAAGTGCAGGAGGTAACAGATTTTGGATCATCCAACATTTTGGCATAG
- a CDS encoding sortase — MDNPFQDNPLFQNLQPKRRVVEPLPEQTGKNDNPAVDLIRQKIGNLYIEEPNAKEELVEAKAAGKKRSKHQQFLYEISQSGKPLAEIQKAWHTYYQELPDKDKHEVWQEFYEDHQPKHTKIEPHHTETKPSKPDKPVVHPQASAHVTTDAPTTDLRSVSDVKDQLLGRIQKRGTAKKGHLQSLLFGLGLGAVAVVILLFGFFNERFIAPFITPSKSVSNSPIIIDPASTTVGTAPTVLIPKINAELPVVYDEPSVSEAAVQKALERGVVHYATTPGPGELGNGVIFGHSSNNILNKGQYKFAFVLLHRLEIGDTFMIQKDSKRYIYRIFEKKVVKPTEVAVLGKTTKAATFTLITCDPPGTSINRLVVIGEQISPDPASNIASTIPQDEATQPQELPSNSPSLWQRITSWFTS; from the coding sequence ATGGATAACCCCTTTCAAGACAACCCACTATTTCAGAACCTCCAACCCAAAAGACGGGTGGTAGAACCATTACCCGAACAAACCGGCAAGAACGATAATCCGGCCGTTGATTTGATTCGCCAAAAAATTGGCAACCTCTATATCGAAGAACCAAACGCCAAAGAAGAGCTGGTCGAGGCCAAAGCAGCCGGCAAGAAGCGGTCCAAACACCAGCAGTTTTTGTACGAGATTAGCCAGTCGGGCAAGCCCCTAGCAGAGATACAAAAAGCCTGGCACACCTATTACCAAGAGCTACCCGACAAAGACAAGCACGAGGTATGGCAGGAATTTTACGAAGACCACCAGCCCAAGCACACCAAGATAGAACCACATCACACAGAAACCAAACCCAGCAAGCCAGACAAACCCGTGGTTCACCCCCAGGCCAGCGCACACGTCACCACAGACGCCCCAACAACCGACCTGCGCAGTGTGTCAGATGTCAAAGATCAGCTGCTGGGCCGTATCCAAAAACGAGGGACCGCAAAAAAAGGACACCTGCAATCATTGCTGTTTGGTTTGGGCTTGGGAGCTGTCGCGGTTGTTATATTACTCTTTGGTTTTTTTAACGAACGATTTATTGCGCCGTTTATCACACCCAGCAAATCTGTCAGCAATAGCCCCATCATCATAGATCCAGCCAGCACCACCGTAGGGACTGCGCCCACCGTTCTGATACCCAAGATCAACGCCGAACTGCCCGTTGTCTACGACGAACCATCTGTCAGCGAAGCAGCCGTACAAAAGGCCCTAGAGCGCGGAGTAGTGCACTACGCCACCACGCCCGGCCCGGGTGAACTAGGCAACGGCGTTATCTTTGGCCACTCTAGCAACAACATCCTCAACAAAGGGCAGTACAAGTTTGCCTTTGTGCTGCTGCACCGCCTAGAGATTGGCGATACCTTTATGATTCAAAAAGATAGCAAACGGTATATATACCGCATATTCGAGAAGAAGGTGGTCAAACCAACCGAAGTGGCCGTATTGGGCAAAACCACCAAGGCAGCCACCTTTACCCTCATAACCTGCGACCCACCCGGCACTTCCATAAACCGTCTGGTAGTCATTGGCGAACAGATCAGCCCCGACCCCGCAAGCAACATAGCCAGCACCATCCCCCAAGACGAAGCCACCCAACCCCAAGAACTCCCCAGCAACTCCCCCAGCCTCTGGCAAAGAATAACCTCCTGGTTCACCTCGTAA
- a CDS encoding DDE-type integrase/transposase/recombinase, with translation MVQYLRTTSPSGEAASWWKEGIMNHMPYTTNPKLPRLRMQAVLMVRRGHSVRAVARHFGYSHSTVSRWVARAPFDGRETIPTLRSKPKSHPRALAPGLVSAIVEERLRTKRCAEVIQASLARRGITVSLSSVKRTLKRHELVPSRKWKRYRPPVARPPAETPGALVQTDTIHFLDWQTKEMFYLYTVIDLHSRMAHAAVHDHISQHWSYQTILEAQALFGFAFQTVQADNGPEFATWLKDMLKSKDIQLRHSRVRQSNDNAHIERFNRTIQQELLGTRPLRGQVTKTRLDAWLHYYNHDRLHLGIGLKTPKEQQELAARQPA, from the coding sequence ATGGTTCAATACCTTCGCACCACCAGTCCGAGCGGCGAAGCCGCGAGCTGGTGGAAAGAAGGGATAATGAACCATATGCCATACACCACTAATCCCAAACTCCCCCGCCTGCGTATGCAGGCTGTGCTCATGGTTCGCCGTGGCCACAGTGTGCGAGCGGTAGCTCGCCACTTTGGGTACAGCCACAGCACCGTGTCCCGCTGGGTGGCTCGTGCTCCGTTCGATGGACGAGAAACCATCCCCACACTCCGCAGCAAACCCAAGTCCCATCCCCGGGCTTTGGCCCCAGGGCTTGTGTCAGCCATTGTGGAGGAACGCTTGCGCACCAAGCGCTGCGCCGAGGTGATCCAGGCGAGCCTTGCCCGCCGTGGCATCACCGTCTCGTTGAGCAGCGTGAAACGCACGCTCAAGCGACACGAACTGGTGCCGTCCCGCAAATGGAAACGGTATCGCCCACCAGTGGCTCGGCCTCCGGCCGAGACCCCTGGTGCCCTCGTGCAGACAGATACCATTCACTTCCTGGATTGGCAGACCAAGGAGATGTTCTACCTCTACACGGTGATTGATCTGCACAGCCGCATGGCACATGCGGCTGTGCACGACCACATCTCACAACACTGGAGCTACCAAACAATCCTGGAGGCCCAGGCCCTGTTCGGCTTTGCCTTCCAGACGGTCCAGGCAGACAACGGACCAGAGTTTGCCACTTGGCTCAAAGACATGTTGAAGAGCAAAGACATACAACTTCGCCACAGCCGAGTCCGCCAGTCCAATGACAATGCCCACATTGAACGCTTCAACCGGACCATTCAGCAGGAACTGCTGGGCACCAGGCCGCTCCGCGGCCAGGTGACTAAGACCAGGCTAGACGCCTGGCTCCACTACTACAACCACGACCGGCTACACCTTGGTATTGGACTTAAGACACCAAAAGAACAACAAGAACTGGCTGCAAGACAACCGGCCTAA
- a CDS encoding DUF4367 domain-containing protein: protein MGSAKQNTIQLNGRHYDARTGKLMSAQETVTSGNKTYVKPLAQQSGVVLDGFAKRTHAKTPAKKVHQRTEKSKTLMRHAVKKPTTPKAGPERMRVKRHVTPHLDIDPGRHSRTTTISKSHMVSRFGVHAPITPTTSVLPVQPEPTAPPISPLTQHHEVFGSNLQPLSLEKAIEQATSHTQPKHKKLSKRQKVAHRLRVSSKTTNIAAASLATVLLAGFIAFQNVPNLAMRVATARAGVQGSLPAYQPAGFGMNGPIQYKPGQITISYKSNSDTRGFRVSQKTSEWNTETLREEYVASDRRAYQTFQDGERTIYIYDGSNATWVDEGVWYQIEGNSSLNSDQLLRIAASM, encoded by the coding sequence ATGGGTTCTGCCAAACAAAACACTATCCAGTTGAATGGTCGGCACTACGATGCTCGGACCGGCAAATTAATGTCGGCTCAAGAGACAGTCACGAGCGGCAATAAGACCTACGTAAAACCGCTCGCCCAACAAAGTGGTGTAGTGCTAGATGGGTTTGCCAAGCGCACCCATGCCAAAACACCCGCCAAAAAAGTACACCAAAGGACCGAAAAATCTAAGACCCTCATGCGTCACGCGGTCAAAAAACCGACCACGCCAAAGGCCGGGCCCGAGCGCATGCGTGTAAAGCGTCACGTTACTCCGCACCTGGACATAGATCCCGGCCGACATTCGCGCACCACCACTATTAGCAAGAGCCACATGGTGAGCCGGTTTGGCGTACATGCACCCATAACCCCAACCACATCTGTTTTGCCTGTGCAGCCAGAGCCAACGGCACCGCCTATCAGCCCCCTCACCCAGCACCACGAAGTTTTTGGTTCTAATCTGCAACCCTTGTCTCTGGAAAAAGCTATAGAGCAAGCTACCAGCCACACCCAGCCCAAGCACAAGAAATTATCTAAGCGGCAAAAAGTTGCGCACAGACTGCGTGTCAGCAGCAAAACAACCAATATAGCAGCAGCCAGTTTGGCGACTGTTCTACTGGCAGGCTTTATTGCCTTTCAGAACGTGCCCAATCTAGCTATGCGAGTGGCCACTGCCCGTGCTGGCGTACAAGGCAGCCTGCCCGCCTACCAGCCGGCTGGCTTTGGTATGAATGGTCCTATTCAGTACAAGCCTGGCCAAATTACTATTAGCTACAAGTCAAACTCTGATACTCGGGGATTCCGGGTAAGCCAGAAGACATCCGAATGGAATACCGAGACTTTGCGCGAGGAATACGTTGCCAGTGATCGCCGCGCTTATCAGACTTTTCAGGATGGCGAGCGGACCATTTATATATACGATGGCAGCAACGCCACTTGGGTAGATGAAGGCGTCTGGTACCAAATAGAGGGCAACTCCTCATTAAATAGCGACCAACTCCTCCGCATCGCCGCCTCGATGTAG
- a CDS encoding PEGA domain-containing protein, protein MDFLDPKKKKAHIIRLYIGYFLMAVALSIGTLILLFEVSGYDYDRKTGTVIQNGLVFVDAHPEQATIFMNGKQEGQTDTRLTLPANKYDFELKRDGYRTWRRTLQLEGGSIERMVYPFLFPEKLEPKDVQLYGSSPGLATQSPDRKWLLVQKPATLTSFDIVDLGNSANPATTLTLPDTLFAAASGDHKLEAVEWSTDNRHVLVKHVYAGGPEFVMVDREQPATSFNINKTFNLALSDVALRDKKFDQFHLLEKSGGILRHGDAKSAQLTLLANRVLVFKSYGDDTLVYVTEEGAAVGKTVVQLRKGNDSYKLRELPKGDINVVDVSRFDDRWYVAAGTSAENKVYVYEQPFEALIQQKDRALAPVAVLKLDKLEYLSVSANSRFIGAQGGSNFAVYDSEHDRTYHYDTKLPLTPGYKARWMDGHRYMVVSEGQVAVFDFDGINIQKLNPSDAAFLPFFDRDYDFLYSIGPSVTVQGKPALLRAPMRISSDQ, encoded by the coding sequence ATGGATTTTCTCGACCCAAAAAAGAAAAAGGCCCACATCATACGACTGTACATCGGCTACTTTTTGATGGCCGTTGCCCTGAGTATCGGCACCCTTATCTTACTGTTTGAGGTATCAGGTTACGACTACGACCGCAAGACCGGCACCGTTATTCAAAATGGCCTGGTATTTGTAGATGCTCACCCAGAGCAGGCCACCATTTTTATGAATGGCAAGCAGGAAGGCCAGACCGACACCAGACTGACCCTGCCAGCCAACAAATACGACTTCGAGCTCAAACGTGACGGCTACCGGACATGGCGCCGAACGCTACAGCTAGAGGGCGGCAGCATAGAACGCATGGTGTATCCGTTCTTGTTCCCTGAAAAGCTAGAGCCAAAAGACGTACAACTATATGGCAGCAGTCCCGGACTGGCCACCCAGAGCCCGGACCGCAAGTGGCTCTTGGTCCAAAAACCCGCCACCCTCACGTCTTTCGACATAGTAGACCTTGGCAATAGCGCCAACCCCGCCACCACGCTGACACTGCCAGACACACTTTTTGCAGCGGCCAGCGGCGACCACAAGCTGGAGGCAGTAGAGTGGTCTACCGACAACCGACACGTATTGGTCAAGCATGTCTACGCCGGTGGGCCAGAATTTGTCATGGTAGACCGCGAACAACCAGCCACCAGCTTCAACATAAACAAAACATTTAACCTAGCGCTGAGCGACGTCGCGTTGCGTGACAAAAAGTTTGATCAGTTCCATTTGCTAGAAAAAAGCGGTGGCATCTTGCGGCATGGCGACGCCAAATCTGCCCAGCTAACTCTGCTAGCCAACAGAGTGCTGGTCTTCAAGTCATACGGCGACGACACACTTGTCTACGTTACAGAAGAAGGCGCTGCGGTCGGCAAGACCGTGGTCCAGCTACGCAAGGGCAACGACAGCTACAAACTACGAGAACTACCAAAAGGTGATATCAACGTAGTAGACGTCAGCCGGTTCGACGACCGGTGGTATGTGGCTGCCGGCACCAGTGCCGAGAACAAGGTCTATGTCTACGAACAACCCTTTGAGGCGCTGATTCAACAAAAAGACAGAGCCCTGGCACCCGTCGCCGTACTGAAGCTAGACAAACTAGAATATCTGTCAGTATCGGCCAACAGTCGATTTATTGGCGCGCAGGGCGGCAGTAACTTTGCGGTATACGACTCCGAGCACGACCGCACCTATCACTACGATACCAAGCTGCCCCTGACACCCGGCTACAAGGCCCGTTGGATGGATGGCCACCGCTACATGGTAGTCTCCGAGGGACAGGTGGCAGTCTTTGATTTTGACGGTATCAACATACAAAAGCTAAACCCTTCAGACGCCGCCTTCTTGCCATTCTTTGATAGAGATTATGACTTCTTATACAGCATAGGTCCGTCGGTGACAGTCCAGGGCAAGCCGGCGTTACTGAGAGCTCCCATGCGAATCTCTTCGGATCAGTAG
- the gltX gene encoding glutamate--tRNA ligase has protein sequence MTVRTRFAPSPTGYMHVGGVRTALFAWLIAKQNNGVFMLRLEDTDKIREVEGSEQHIMESLRWLGLEWQEGIDIGGAYGPYKQSERLDTYKEWGQKLVDAGRAYGDPYTAEEVQAFREQAKTAKKPFLFRDHRPDNPPTWDGSQPLRFKSQPKAYTWHDAVMGDLSAGDEAVDDFILIKSDGYPTYNFCHIIDDLLMEITHIIRSQEFIASVPKYLNLYEALDIKPPVLATVPMVMGPDGKKKLSKRDGAKDILDYAKEGYLPEALINFMATLGWNDGTEQEIFTADELIQKFSLERVQKGGAHFDDQRLIWLNGAHIRKLELDDLYQKVKDFWPPEAKDYDDVHKKQVLGLVQERLKYFAELPDLTRFFFTDLPLNPALISEHKQLKKLEKETLKTLLETAQTQLEQSDFSVDDLTTRLNELLAATDTKPAVLFSLVRIATTQAPASPGLAETLAVLGKEVSLRRLQTQLAAL, from the coding sequence ATGACAGTTAGAACCAGGTTTGCCCCCAGCCCCACGGGCTATATGCATGTCGGTGGTGTACGTACCGCTCTGTTCGCGTGGCTGATCGCCAAGCAGAACAATGGCGTGTTTATGCTGCGGCTAGAAGATACCGACAAAATCCGCGAAGTCGAAGGCTCCGAACAGCACATCATGGAATCACTCAGGTGGCTCGGCCTGGAATGGCAAGAGGGCATCGATATTGGTGGGGCCTATGGCCCTTACAAGCAGAGTGAACGGCTGGATACTTATAAGGAATGGGGCCAAAAGCTGGTGGACGCCGGCAGGGCCTACGGCGACCCCTATACAGCCGAAGAAGTACAAGCCTTTCGTGAGCAAGCCAAGACCGCCAAAAAGCCATTCTTGTTCCGCGACCACCGACCAGATAACCCACCCACGTGGGATGGCAGTCAACCCCTCCGGTTCAAGTCCCAGCCCAAAGCTTACACCTGGCATGACGCTGTCATGGGAGATTTGTCGGCCGGCGACGAAGCCGTGGACGACTTTATCCTCATAAAATCAGACGGCTATCCAACTTATAACTTTTGCCATATCATTGACGACCTCCTGATGGAGATCACCCACATCATCCGCTCGCAAGAGTTTATTGCCAGTGTCCCCAAGTATTTAAATTTGTACGAAGCCCTGGATATCAAACCGCCGGTGTTGGCCACCGTTCCTATGGTTATGGGGCCAGACGGCAAGAAAAAACTCAGCAAGCGTGACGGCGCCAAAGATATCCTGGATTACGCCAAGGAAGGCTATCTGCCAGAAGCCCTTATCAATTTTATGGCTACCCTGGGTTGGAACGACGGTACCGAGCAAGAGATCTTTACCGCAGACGAACTTATTCAAAAGTTCAGCCTAGAACGGGTCCAAAAGGGCGGTGCCCATTTTGATGATCAGCGGCTGATTTGGCTAAACGGCGCGCATATCAGAAAGCTGGAACTGGACGATCTGTACCAAAAGGTCAAAGACTTTTGGCCACCAGAAGCCAAAGACTATGATGATGTTCATAAAAAACAGGTGCTTGGGCTGGTACAAGAACGCCTAAAATACTTTGCCGAGCTGCCAGACCTAACCCGATTCTTCTTTACAGACCTACCACTCAATCCGGCACTTATCAGCGAGCACAAGCAGCTGAAAAAGCTAGAGAAAGAAACACTCAAAACGCTATTAGAAACTGCCCAAACTCAACTAGAGCAAAGCGATTTTAGCGTGGACGACCTGACCACACGCCTGAACGAACTGTTGGCCGCAACCGACACCAAACCAGCCGTGTTATTCAGCCTGGTCCGTATTGCCACTACCCAGGCCCCGGCCAGCCCCGGCCTGGCAGAGACCCTGGCCGTCCTGGGCAAAGAGGTTAGTCTGCGCCGCCTGCAAACTCAGCTTGCAGCCCTCTAG